One segment of Daphnia magna isolate NIES linkage group LG2, ASM2063170v1.1, whole genome shotgun sequence DNA contains the following:
- the LOC116918016 gene encoding myosin-VIIa isoform X1 has translation MSDEDTNVQIFTYGDYVWIEPSTKREFDVAIGARVVSAEGKRIQVVDDDGKEQWLTPERRIKAMHPTSIQGVQDMISLGDLHEAGILRNLHIRYNENTIYTYTGSILVAANPYQILPIYTAEQIKLYRERKIGELPPHIFAIGDNCYTQMKRFRQDQCIVISGESGAGKTESTKLILQYLAAISGKHSWIEQQILEANPILEAFGNAKTVRNDNSSRFGKYIDISFNKHGTIEGANIEQYLLEKSRIVAQNPGERNYHIFYCMLAGMSKEDKQKFDLQDASQYKYLTGGNSTTCQGRNDANEFAEIRSAMKVLLFTESEISDILRVLAALLHLGNVSFKGVVLNNMDASEIPDPSNAIRVSKLLGVDPREMVDALTTKTIFAQGDSVVSRLSKVQALDVRDAFAKGIYGRLFIWIVNKLNCAIRKSDEMDTSSIGVLDIFGFENFSVNSFEQFCINYANENLQQFFVRHIFKLEQEEYNQENISWQHIEFVDNQDSLDLIAIKQMNIMALIDEESKFPKGTDQTMLAKLNKTHGSNKNYVKPRSDLQASFGFNHFAGVVFYDARGFLDKNRDSFSADLMQLVHVTTNKFLRTLFAEDISMGSETRKKAPTLSAQFKRSLDSLMRTLSACQPFFVRCIKPNELKQSMVFDRELCCRQLRYSGMMETIRIRRAGYPIRHTFREFVERYRFLISGCPPPHRVDCRQATARICSATLGKTDYQLGQTKVFLKDAQDLFLEQERDRVLTKKLIIIQRCIRGWIHRRRYVRLRCAAIVIQRQWRRHAQRKRYLEMRSGFLRLQALIRSRILSHRFQHLRGHIVGLQARCRGYLIRSQFRMKTQAVVVIQKHVRRMIAQERYKKMKKEQRHRLEALRMREQEERDLKKAGNKRYREIADQHYRERLMEMERRQRETERANWQQLELNREKMKEAAIKDQEPSNIDNYIDDQFKDLFKLSPDSGNERERDRDGEQQSIFGNIPMGKSDANEPMLAVPSAGLGSNEDVSEYRFQKFAATFFQSNATHQYSRKPLKSSLLSLQTQGDQLAALALWVTILRFMGDMPEPKYHSTERDNTSVMTRVSATLGRNFIRTKDFQDAQIMNAESEAYPKGTSKQRSIRHKLVSLTLKRKNKLGDDVRRKLQEDDYTTESYTSWLDSRPTSNLEKLHFIIGHGILRAELRDEIYCQICKQLTNNPSKSSHARGWILLSLCVGCFAPSDKFIKYLRAFIREGPPGYAPYCEERLARTFNNGTRNQPPSWLELQATKSKKTLTLPITFMDGNTKTLLADSATTARELCDQLAEKIGLKDQFGFSLYIALFDKVSSLGSGGDHVMDAISQCEQYAKEQGAQERNAPWRLFFRKEIFAPWHDPTEDTTATNLIYQQVVRGVKFGEYRCDKEEDLAMIAAQQYFIEYGSDINIDRLLTLLPNYIPDYCLSTGDKAIDRWAQLTGTALKKSYYIKERVPSSRVKEDIVNYSKLKWPLLFSRFYEAFRSSGPNLPKNDVIIAVNWTGVYVVDDQEQVLLELSFPEITSISSQKTSKAFSQTFTLSTVRAEEFTFQSPNAEDIRDLVQFFLEGLKKRSMYAVALQDYKEDGANYLQLSKGDLVVLDPSSRGEAVLSGSWCSGRSERTGEQGDFPSEVVCIVPAMSKPPEEIMALFTLEGAEQSRRMVTSQQSSNGTEPQEKPHTLEEYAVDHFRPPQKKTVPKGLTAARRGSHDELWRHSRDPLKLPLLRKLSSKEELSHEAIFAFQACLKYMGDIPYRRARSANELTDQIFEGPLKHEQLRDEVYCQIMKQLTDNRNRLSEERGWELMWLATGLFACSQNLLKELTLFLRTRRHPIATDSLQRLQKTLRHGQRKYPPHQVEVEAIQHKTTQIFHKVYFPDDTDEAFEVDSSTRAKDFCQSISQRLALKSDEGFSLFVKIADKVISVPEEDFFFDFVRHLTDWIKKAKPTKDGITPQFTYQVFFMKKLWTNTVPGKDRNADTIFHFHQELPKLLRGYHRCNKDEAIRLAAFIYRVRFGESKNELANVPQMLRDLVPADLIKLLGNNDWKKCITAAHAQDSGMSAEDAKINFLKIIYRWPTFGSAFFEVKQTTEPNFPEQLLIAINKSGVCLIHPQTKDILVTHPFTRISNWSSGNTYFHMTIGNLVRGSKLLCETSLGYKMDDLLTSYISLMLNTMNKQKSMRL, from the exons ATGTCGGATGAGGATACGAATGTTCAAATTTTTACCTAC GGTGATTATGTGTGGATCGAGCCCAGCACCAAACGAGAGTTCGACGTGGCTATCGGTGCTCGGGTCGTTTCGGCCGAGGGCAAACGGATCCAGGTCGTTGATGACGATGGCAAA GAACAATGGCTGACACCGGAACGACGCATCAAGGCTATGCATCCGACGTCCATTCAGGGCGTCCAGGATATGATTTCACTGGGCGATTTGCACGAGGCTGGTATCTTGCGCAATTTACACATTCGCTACAATGAAAACACCATTTAT ACCTACACTGGTTCGATTCTTGTGGCTGCCAATCCGTACCAGATTCTGCCAATATACACGGCCGAACAGATTAAGTTGTACAGGGAACGAAAAATTGGTGAATTGCCGCCTCACATTTTTGCTATTGGCGATAATTGCTACACTCAAATGAAACGATTTCGTCAGGATCAGTGCATCGTTATCAG CGGTGAATCTGGAGCAGGAAAAACTGAAAGTACTAAGCTAATCTTACAATACCTGGCGGCCATTAGCGGGAAACATTCTTGGATCGAGCAGCAAATCCTCGAAGCTAATCCTATCTTGGAAG CTTTTGGAAATGCCAAAACTGTGCGGAATGACAATTCTTCTCGTTTCGGCAAATACATCGACATTAGTTTCAACAAACATGGCACAATCGAAGGCGCCAATATCGAACAATATCTCCTGGAAAAGTCGCGTATCGTGGCACAAAATCCTGGAGAGAGAAATTACCACATCTTTTACTGTATGCTGGCTGGCATGTCAAAAGAGGATAAACAGAAATTTGATTTGCAAGATGCTAGCCAATACAAGTACCTCACTGGG GGAAACAGCACAACTTGCCAGGGTAGAAATGATGCCAATGAATTTGCTGAAATTCGTTCGGCCATGAAAGTTCTGCTCTTCACCGAATCAGAAATTTCCGACATTCTTCGAGTCTTAGCCGCTCTTTTGCATCTGGGAAATGTTTCTTTTAAAGGAGTTGTCCTCA ATAACATGGATGCTAGTGAAATTCCAGATCCCTCCAACGCGATTCGTGTCTCGAAATTGTTGGGAGTCGATCCTCGAGAGATGGTAGACGCTCTTACCACTAAAACCATTTTTGCCCAAGGAGATTCAGTG GTATCGAGATTATCTAAAGTGCAAGCCCTAGATGTTCGAGATGCCTTCGCGAAAGGTATTTACGGCCGATTGTTCATCTGGATTGTCAACAAACTGAACTGTGCCATCCGAAAGTCTGACGAAATGGACACAAGCTCTATTGGAGTATTAgatatttttggttttgaaaacTTCAGCGTCaacag TTTTGAACAGTTTTGCATCAACTATGCCAACGAAAATCTGCAACAATTCTTCGTCCgacatattttcaaattagAACAAGAGGAATACAATCAAGAGAATATCAGTTGGCAGCACATTGAGTTCGTCGATAACCAAGACTCGCTTGATTTAATCGCCATTAAACAAATGAATATTATGGCACTTATTGACGAAGAATCGAAATTCCCAAAG GGTACGGATCAAACCATGTTGGCTAAGTTGAACAAAACTCACGGCAGCAACAAAAACTACGTCAAACCTCGCTCCGATTTGCAAGCATCTTTTGGTTTTAATCATTTTGCTGGTGTTGTCTTTTACGACGCCAGAG GATTTCTGGATAAGAATCGAGATTCTTTTAGCGCCGATCTGATGCAATTGGTGCATGTGACAACCAACAAATTCTTGAGGACTTTGTTTGCTGAAGACATTTCCATGGGATCGGAGACGCGCAAAAAGGCTCCCACCTTGTCAGCCCAGTTTAAGAGATCGCTTGATTCTCTGATGCGAACACTTAGTGCCTGTCAGCCGTTTTTTGTGCGCTGCATTAAGCCTAACGAACTCAAACAATcgatg GTTTTTGATCGCGAATTGTGTTGTCGGCAATTACGCTATTCAGGAATGATGGAAACGATCCGCATCCGTCGTGCCGGATATCCTATCCGTCATACGTTCCGTGAGTTTGTTGAACGGTATCGATTCCTCATTTCCGGATGCCCTCCTCCACACAGA GTGGACTGCAGGCAAGCGACGGCCAGAATCTGTTCTGCTACTCTGGGAAAGACGGATTATCAACTGGGCCAGACCAAGGTCTTTCTGAAAGACGCTCAGGATCTGTTCCTGGAACAAGAGCGTGATCGAGTGCTAACGAAAAAATTGATTATCATTCAACGTTGCATCCGCGGATGGATTCATCGACGCCGTTACGTCCGTCTACGATGTGCCGCGATAGTCATCCAGCGCCAGTGGAGACGACATGCCCAGCGCAAACGCTACCTGGAAATGCGCAGTGGCTTCCTCCGGCTGCAAGCACTCATCCGTTCTCGAATCTTGTCTCACCGTTTCCAGCATTTGCGCGGTCACATTGTCGGCTTACAGGCCCGTTGTCGTGGTTATTTGATCCGCAGCCAATTCCGCATGAAAACTCAGGCAGTGGTTGTCATACAGAAACACGTCCGGCGGATGATCGCTCAAGAACGctacaagaaaatgaaaaaagaacaGCGACATCGGTTGGAAGCTCTGCGCATGCGTGAACAGGAAGAACGAGATCTCAAAAAGGCCGGAAACAAACGCTACAGAGAAATCGCTGACCAACATTACAGG GAAAGGCTTATGGAAATGGAACGAAGACAACGGGAAACTGAGAGAGCCAATTGGCAGCAACTGGAATTGAATCgcgagaaaatgaaagaagcaGCAATCAAAGATCAAGAACCATCCAACATCGACAATTACATCGATGATCAATTCAAAGATCTATTCAAATTGTCACCGGATTCCGGCaacgagagagaaagagatagaGACGGAGAACAGCAATCAATTTTCGGG AATATCCCAATGGGTAAGAGTGATGCAAACGAGCCAATGCTGGCCGTTCCCAGCGCTGGACTCGGCTCTAATGAAGACGTATCCGAGTATCGTTTCCAAAAATTCGCTGCCACATTTTTCCAAAGTAACGCCACTCACCAGTATTCCAGGAAACCTCTCAAGTCTTCCCTTCTTTCGCTGCAAACACAGGGCGATCAACtg GCGGCTTTAGCTTTGTGGGTGACCATTCTTCGCTTTATGGGCGACATGCCCGAGCCGAAGTATCACTCAACCGAGCGAGATAACACATCAGTCATGACTCGCGTTTCTGCCACGCTCGGGCGCAATTTCATCCGCACCAAGGATTTTCAAGACGCACAGATTATGAACGCCGAATCG GAAGCCTATCCTAAGGGGACGTCCAAACAGCGCTCGATTCGCCATAAACTGGTTTCTTTGACgctgaaaaggaaaaataaactgGGCGATGATGTCCGGCGTAAGTTGCAGGAAGATGATTACACGACGGAATCGTACACGTCGTGGCTGGATTCACGACCTACATCCAACTTGGAGAAACTTCATTTTATTATCGGGCACGGTATCCTCCGCGCTGAATTGAG GGATGAAATCTATTGTCAGATTTGTAAGCAGTTGACCAACAATCCTTCCAAGTCGAGTCACGCACGGGGCTGGATTCTCTTATCGCTTTGCGTTGGCTGTTTTGCACCGTCCGACAAGTTTATCAAATACCTTCGCGCTTTCATTCGGGAAGGGCCACCAGGTTACGCACCTTATTGCGAAGAACGTCTCGCCCGCACATTCAATAACGGCACTCGCAATCAACCGCCCAGCTGGTTAGAGCTGCAG GCAACCAAATCGAAGAAAACGCTAACGTTGCCCATAACGTTTATGGATGGAAATACGAAGACTTTGCTAGCGGATTCAGCGACAACAGCCCGTGAACTGTGCGACCAATTGGCTGAAAAAATTGGCCTCAAGGATCAATTTGGATTTTCTCTTTACATCGCCTTGTTCGATAAAGTGTCGTCGTTGGGTAGCGGCGGTGATCACGTCATGGATGCCATTTCTCAATGCGAGCAATACGCAAAAGAACAAGGAGCGCAGGAACGCAATGCTCCGTGGAGGCTCTTCTTCCGCAAGGAAATTTTCGCCCCGTGGCACGACCCGACCGAAGACACGACAGCCACTAATTTGATTTACCAGCAAGTGGTGCGCGGTGTGAAATTCGGCGAGTACCGTTGCgataaagaagaagatttgGCGATGATTGCTGCTCAGCAATATTTCATTGAATACGGAAGCGATATCAACATCGACCGGTTGCTCACCTTATTACCTAATTACATTCCGGATTACTGTCTCTCAACCGGTGATAAGGCCATCGACCGATGGGCCCAGTTGACTGGCACCGCTTTGAAGAAG AGCTACTATATAAAAGAGCGAGTTCCTTCTAGTCGGGTCAAGGAGGACATTGTCAATTATTCGAAGCTGAAATGGCCGCTACTCTTTTCTCGCTTTTACGAAGCTTTCCGCTCTTCAG GTCCTAACCTGCCAAAGAACGATGTGATTATCGCCGTCAATTGGACTGGAGTGTATGTCGTTGACGATCAAGAGCAAGTGCTGCTTGAACTCTCTTTCCCTGAAATCACGTCGATTTCTTCTCAAAA aACAAGCAAAGCTTTTAGCCAGACTTTCACTCTGAGCACTGTACGAGCAGAAGAGTTCACTTTCCAGAGCCCCAACGCCGAAGATATTCGCGATTTGGTTCAGTTTTTCTTGGAAGGATTAAAGAAACGTTCCATGTACGCTGTAGCTTTGCAAGACTACAAAG AGGATGGAGCAAATTACTTGCAACTGAGCAAAGGCGATCTTGTGGTACTCGATCCGAGCAGCCGCGGTGAGGCCGTTCTGAGTGGCAGTTGGTGTTCCGGTCGCAGTGAACGGACAGGCGAGCAAGGTGACTTTCCTTCAGAGGTCGTTTGTATCGTTCCGGCCATGAGTAAACCACCCGAAGAGATCATG GCACTTTTCACGCTGGAGGGTGCGGAGCAAAGCCGCCGGATGGTGACTTCGCAGCAAAGTAGCAACGGGACGGAGCCGCAGGAGAAACCGCACACCCTGGAGGAATATGCAGTCGATCACTTCCG CCCGCCGCAAAAGAAGACGGTGCCGAAGGGATTGACAGCAGCCCGTCGCGGGAGTCACGACGAACTGTGGCGCCATTCGCGTGATCCCCTCAAACTGCCATTGCTTCGCAAATTATCATCCAAGGAGGAATTGAGTCACGAAGCCATTTTTGCATTCCAAGCTTGTTTGAAGTACATGGGTGACATTCCTTACCGTCGGGCCCGCTCGGCCAATGAACTGACCGACCAGATCTTTGAGGGTCCCTTGAAACAC GAGCAACTGCGGGATGAAGTCTACTGCCAAATTATGAAACAGTTGACTGATAATCGTAACCGACTGAGTGAAGAGCGCGGATGGGAGTTGATGTGGTTAGCTACAGGCTTGTTTGCCTGCTCGCAAAATCTATTGAAA GAATTGACGCTGTTCTTGCGGACACGTCGTCATCCCATTGCCACCGACTCGCTTCAGCGGCTGCAAAAGACTTTGAGACATGGCCAGAGAAAGTACCCGCCTCATCAAGTGGAAGTTGAAGCCATCCAGCACAAAACGACACAAATCTTTCATAAAGTTTATTTCCCCGACGACACGGACGAG GCCTTTGAAGTTGATTCTTCCACTAGGGCCAAGGACTTTTGTCAAAGCATATCGCAACGGCTGGCTCTCAAATCGGATGAAGGTTTCAGTCTCTTCGTCAAGATTGCCGACAAAGTCATTTCGGTGCCTGAAGAAGATTTTTTCTTCGATTTTGTGCGTCACTTGACCGACTGGATCAAAAAGGCAAAACCGACCAAAGACG GTATCACGCCACAGTTCACCTACCAAGTGTTTTTCATGAAGAAATTGTGGACCAACACTGTGCCGGGCAAAGATCGCAATGCCGATACCATCTTTCATTTCCATCAAGAGTTGCCTAAGCTTCTGAGAGGTTATCATCGCTGTAATAAGGACGAAGCCATCCGTCTTGCCGCTTTCATTTATCGCGTTCGTTTTGGTGAGAGCAAAAACGAGCTGGCCAACGTGCCGCAAATGCTACGCGACCTGGTTCCGGCCGATCTGATTAAACTTTTAGGAAACAATGATTGGAAGAAATGCATTACAGCTGCACACGCACAAGATTCCG GAATGAGTGCCGAGGACGCCaagattaattttttgaaaattatttaccGCTGGCCAACATTCGGTTCAGCCTTTTTCGAAGTCAAACAAACGACTGAGCCCAATTTCCCTGAACAACTTTTGATTGCCATCAACAAGAGTGGTGTTTGTCTGATTCATCCGCAGACTAAG GACATTCTGGTGACCCATCCATTTACGCGCATTTCCAACTGGTCTTCGGGCAATACTTACTTCCACATGACTATCGGTAATCTGGTACGAGGCTCCAAGCTGCTGTGCGAGACCTCACTCGGTTACAAGATGGACGACTTGCTCACCTCATACATCTCGTTGATGTTGAACACGATGAACAAGCAAAAATCTATGCGActataa